In the Haloferula helveola genome, one interval contains:
- a CDS encoding sulfotransferase domain-containing protein, whose translation MRNPLRILHEHLRSPVIQFGPPRTGSTVVWNALRAILPGQDIPKRHDLSFLHLSPFCRSRIVCTVRNPLDIIVSMLGVSELEPTPEAVTGKILELEHHGLGNVLSIRQRPGTLFLRYEDFYGNFDYLFDELTRFLKVEIGDEERNRFNEEFHVESVRKRAENLGDFGNFDPGDHIHGRHISRYSGRPGYHSEVLDRDSAIRIRERFASFMAAFDYLPDAGRSE comes from the coding sequence ATGCGAAACCCACTTCGGATCCTTCATGAACACTTGCGCTCGCCGGTGATTCAGTTCGGCCCGCCGCGCACGGGCAGCACGGTCGTCTGGAACGCACTGCGCGCGATACTGCCCGGCCAGGACATCCCGAAGCGGCATGACCTCAGCTTTCTCCATCTCAGCCCGTTTTGCCGGTCGAGGATCGTCTGCACGGTCCGCAACCCGCTCGACATCATCGTGTCGATGCTCGGCGTGTCCGAACTCGAACCGACCCCCGAAGCCGTCACCGGGAAGATTCTCGAGTTGGAGCACCACGGTCTCGGAAACGTGCTTTCGATCCGGCAGCGGCCGGGCACTTTGTTTCTTCGCTACGAAGACTTCTACGGCAACTTCGACTACCTCTTCGACGAACTGACCCGGTTTCTGAAGGTCGAGATCGGTGATGAGGAACGGAACCGCTTCAATGAGGAATTCCATGTCGAGTCGGTTCGGAAGAGAGCCGAAAATCTTGGTGACTTCGGTAACTTTGATCCCGGCGACCACATTCACGGCCGGCACATCTCGCGATACTCCGGCAGACCCGGCTACCACTCGGAAGTGCTGGATCGGGATTCCGCTATCCGCATCCGCGAGCGATTCGCTTCGTTCATGGCCGCGTTCGACTACCTGCCGGACGCCGGACGATCCGAGTGA